The following are encoded in a window of Streptococcus pasteurianus genomic DNA:
- a CDS encoding membrane protein codes for MTVLITGNTVILEESDLLKMFPEEKVVVLGELSQSKCKNRIRKIAWEEEIDIEQLLTGYHITSILYLSESVEPLKELDGEFLQIKKILNALSKDFLVEFLYVMGPDLCFQEESNRSIMLSAYQRMLYHYSQNQQLSIKILRSLYLYQLSNSTDYLRSILTSDNDIMIHPDQKIYYIFNRDLLDLCRRIFDNWTDAFERIEVPDSFDMSFQQLFRELNIHNVVFSKEAQLSILKPQTSDLRQDYGWFPKVSLLEDLSTHDLPSFATELQSLSLVNKLREFAKLDRTPARVVVLLGLLIVSGVFSYLFGDQIYFQTVDYRLFAIVISGLSLGLFYGLWAAVFASIGLIIQNILMGFADFQTLFFEPTNWIPYIIYIVSGLVSGYIKEKDRSDLSRLSSEINHLKQQLSGEQSFAEDLLSEKVELTHQILERQDSYGRIYRFLENLETPYLEIFMVKLLDYISEAFGTDEIAICKVDNNQKSKLQLTTVQNTKHLILTAEQLAGVSQQLVDNTVWVNQHLHDDYPMYLAGVLADGELCYYLALDHLPTDKLNLYHQNLLKSLTGLASLSYQHLRQKLTSVSQYEVLKEVAFYQKLLALKDVDSPYFMWKVLNLGLLVEEIPPTMLKSLQEKLSLFDSLGQVENHLCLLINTYTQSLTDWYEKLSDLGFEVVGEHNVEETVEAIAFKQMIS; via the coding sequence ATGACTGTTTTAATAACAGGAAACACTGTAATACTAGAAGAAAGTGATTTGTTAAAAATGTTTCCTGAAGAAAAAGTGGTAGTATTAGGGGAATTAAGTCAATCAAAATGTAAAAATAGAATTCGAAAGATTGCTTGGGAGGAAGAAATTGATATTGAACAACTGTTAACCGGTTATCATATAACCTCTATTCTATATCTTTCCGAATCCGTAGAACCTTTAAAAGAACTTGATGGTGAATTTTTACAGATTAAAAAAATCCTCAATGCTTTAAGCAAGGATTTTTTGGTAGAATTTTTGTACGTAATGGGACCTGATTTATGTTTTCAAGAGGAAAGTAATCGAAGCATAATGCTATCAGCTTATCAACGAATGCTTTATCATTATTCACAAAATCAGCAATTATCTATAAAAATTTTACGATCTCTTTATCTTTATCAATTATCAAATTCAACGGATTATTTACGAAGTATCTTAACGTCTGACAATGACATAATGATACATCCAGATCAGAAAATTTATTATATTTTTAATAGAGATTTATTGGATTTGTGTCGTCGTATTTTTGATAATTGGACTGACGCCTTTGAAAGAATAGAAGTCCCAGATAGTTTTGATATGAGCTTTCAACAACTTTTTAGAGAACTTAATATTCATAATGTTGTATTTTCTAAAGAAGCCCAGTTGTCTATTTTAAAGCCACAGACTTCTGATCTTAGACAAGACTATGGATGGTTTCCAAAAGTTTCTTTATTAGAGGATTTATCAACTCATGATTTGCCAAGTTTTGCCACAGAGCTACAATCATTATCATTAGTGAATAAATTACGTGAATTTGCTAAATTAGATAGAACACCAGCCAGAGTCGTTGTTTTGCTTGGGTTACTTATTGTTAGTGGGGTATTTTCTTATTTATTTGGGGACCAAATATATTTTCAAACAGTCGATTATCGTTTGTTTGCTATTGTGATATCAGGTCTTAGTTTAGGACTGTTTTATGGTCTATGGGCAGCCGTTTTTGCATCAATCGGACTGATTATTCAAAATATTCTGATGGGGTTTGCTGATTTTCAAACGCTCTTTTTTGAGCCGACTAATTGGATTCCATATATAATCTACATAGTGTCAGGTTTGGTGAGTGGGTATATTAAAGAGAAAGATAGGTCTGACTTATCTAGACTTTCATCGGAAATTAATCATTTGAAACAACAGTTATCTGGTGAACAATCATTTGCTGAAGATTTATTATCAGAGAAAGTTGAGCTGACGCACCAGATTTTGGAACGGCAAGATAGTTATGGTCGGATTTATCGCTTTTTAGAAAATTTGGAAACACCATATTTAGAAATTTTTATGGTCAAGTTATTGGATTATATTAGTGAGGCTTTTGGTACAGATGAGATTGCGATTTGTAAGGTAGATAATAATCAGAAAAGTAAGTTGCAATTAACAACAGTGCAAAATACCAAACATCTCATTTTAACTGCAGAACAGTTAGCAGGAGTTAGTCAGCAGTTAGTTGATAATACAGTTTGGGTGAACCAGCATTTACATGACGACTATCCGATGTATTTGGCAGGAGTTTTGGCAGATGGTGAGTTGTGTTATTATTTAGCCTTGGATCATTTACCAACAGATAAATTAAATCTTTATCATCAAAATCTTTTGAAGTCTTTAACCGGATTAGCAAGCCTAAGTTATCAACATCTTCGTCAAAAATTAACATCAGTTTCTCAGTATGAGGTTTTAAAGGAAGTAGCATTTTATCAAAAATTATTAGCGTTAAAAGATGTTGATTCGCCTTATTTCATGTGGAAAGTATTGAATTTAGGGCTTCTAGTAGAGGAGATTCCTCCAACAATGTTGAAAAGCTTGCAAGAAAAATTATCACTTTTTGATAGCTTAGGACAAGTTGAAAATCATCTTTGTTTGTTAATTAATACATATACGCAATCACTAACAGACTGGTATGAGAAGTTGTCTGATTTAGGTTTTGAAGTAGTTGGTGAACATAATGTTGAGGAGACTGTTGAAGCTATTGCGTTTAAGCAAATGATTTCGTGA
- a CDS encoding DUF2194 domain-containing protein, whose amino-acid sequence MLKKRTFRFTMILPVFLILVVLSVGLLVEQNGINYYSHKDDYYLSDNQVQTKAEALVNVSATNLLIYDSSNETSESAIDNFKQIFEDMKVATTYIDVDNEMVPDFRNFDTVVVLTPDLRPLGDTVFHLMEWVESGGDVMFAMTLQKDEVTSAIEHKLGIINASDTYAKVEEVSIKNGFMLGAGQDYALDKPFDSAWAVELDDNAEVYLTTGDDSKIPLVWEYDLGHGHVVVDNFGIYEKAVRGFYSASYSLLRDVEIYPVINSAAFTLDDFPSPVPRGDGKYITRDYQMTVSDFYTNIWWPDMISLSDKYGIKYTGVIIENYEDDTTGSTERQSDSSRFIYFGNKLLQMGGEIGYHGYNHQPLMLSDTDYGGAFSYNTWTSDTAIEKSLDELMDFTENLFPRSERSVYVPPSNILSAEGRALLAKDYPNIKVIASSYFSEDFVYEQEFEVADDGIVEEPRITSGAIIDDYTKLTMLSELNMHYVSHHFIHPDDPLDIDRGAKLGWAQLYKNLSKQMAWLYKTAPSIRNMTESQMGGAIQRFSSITVEKEEAEDFYQFNLGNFVDEAYLMVRFNNGKPGDITGGSLEHLTGNLYLLHATSSSVAIAKK is encoded by the coding sequence ATGTTAAAAAAAAGAACGTTTAGATTTACGATGATTCTTCCAGTTTTTCTTATTCTTGTAGTATTATCGGTAGGATTGTTGGTTGAACAGAATGGGATTAATTATTATAGTCATAAGGATGATTATTATCTATCTGATAATCAGGTTCAAACTAAGGCGGAAGCCTTGGTTAACGTCTCAGCGACAAATCTATTGATTTATGATTCAAGCAATGAGACCTCTGAGAGTGCTATTGATAATTTTAAGCAGATTTTTGAAGATATGAAGGTTGCAACGACTTATATTGATGTTGACAATGAAATGGTGCCTGATTTTAGAAATTTTGATACGGTTGTTGTTCTAACACCAGATTTAAGACCACTTGGTGATACTGTTTTTCACTTAATGGAATGGGTTGAATCAGGTGGTGATGTCATGTTTGCGATGACACTACAAAAAGATGAAGTTACATCTGCTATTGAGCATAAGCTAGGTATTATAAATGCATCTGATACCTATGCTAAAGTTGAGGAAGTTTCAATTAAAAATGGCTTTATGTTGGGAGCGGGGCAGGATTATGCTCTTGATAAGCCCTTTGATTCTGCTTGGGCAGTTGAGCTTGATGATAATGCAGAGGTTTACTTGACAACAGGAGACGATAGTAAAATTCCTCTGGTTTGGGAATATGATTTAGGACATGGTCATGTGGTTGTTGATAATTTTGGTATCTATGAAAAAGCAGTGCGTGGTTTCTATTCGGCATCTTATTCGTTATTGAGAGATGTTGAGATATATCCAGTAATTAATTCCGCTGCTTTTACCTTGGATGATTTTCCATCACCAGTTCCACGTGGCGATGGAAAATACATTACACGTGATTATCAGATGACAGTTTCTGATTTTTACACGAATATTTGGTGGCCTGATATGATTAGTTTATCTGATAAATACGGTATTAAATATACGGGTGTTATCATTGAAAATTATGAGGATGACACAACAGGAAGCACTGAGCGTCAGTCAGATAGTTCGCGTTTTATTTATTTTGGTAATAAGCTTTTACAAATGGGCGGTGAGATAGGCTATCACGGTTATAATCATCAACCCTTGATGTTGTCGGATACTGACTATGGTGGTGCCTTTTCTTACAATACGTGGACGAGTGATACAGCGATTGAAAAGTCGTTAGATGAATTAATGGATTTCACGGAGAATTTGTTTCCAAGGAGTGAACGTTCGGTTTATGTACCACCTTCAAATATTTTATCAGCAGAAGGTAGGGCTTTATTAGCAAAGGATTATCCAAATATTAAGGTTATTGCCAGTAGTTATTTTTCAGAAGATTTTGTCTATGAGCAAGAATTTGAAGTCGCAGATGACGGTATTGTTGAAGAACCGCGGATAACATCAGGAGCTATTATTGATGATTACACGAAATTGACGATGCTTTCTGAGTTAAATATGCATTATGTTAGTCACCACTTTATTCACCCAGACGATCCCTTGGATATTGACCGTGGAGCAAAATTGGGTTGGGCTCAATTATATAAGAATCTGTCTAAACAAATGGCATGGCTGTACAAAACAGCACCCTCTATTCGAAATATGACAGAATCACAAATGGGTGGCGCTATTCAACGTTTCTCAAGTATTACGGTTGAAAAAGAAGAGGCAGAAGATTTTTATCAATTTAATCTTGGTAATTTTGTTGATGAGGCGTATTTGATGGTGCGGTTTAACAATGGTAAACCTGGTGATATAACGGGAGGCAGTTTGGAACACTTGACAGGAAATCTCTATCTTTTGCATGCAACCTCAAGTTCAGTAGCCATTGCTAAGAAATAA
- the pelF gene encoding GT4 family glycosyltransferase PelF, translating to MRICLILEGCYPYVNGGVSSWMHNYINEMTEHEFVLVTIGANAESRGNFKYELADNVVEVKEVFLDDAFQVSGNSNFKEIFNDTERQALKDLLSCQSPDWEVLFDIFNQRQVNPSDFLRSRLFLELLTEIVEEKHQNQAFADLFHTTRSMLLTVLYLMTQDMPKADVYHSIATGYAGLLASLGSYQHQAPLLLTEHGIYTREREEEILRSDWVLPTMKRQWIQFFYMLSNLIYDKAECVTSLYTKAKFIQEEVGCDIEKCRVISNGIHYDRFSAIPLKEEDGWIDIGAVVRIAPIKDIKTMLYVFYELSRNYPNTRLHILGAVDDETYNRECHQLIRRLGIKNVIFTGQVNVVEYMENLDFTILTSISEAQPLSVIESMAARRPCVTTDVGCCRELLEGNKDDYLGIAGYCIPPTYRTGLTHAMEKMCSSRQLRLKMGEIAQKRARTYYLYEMMIQQYRDLYLEVV from the coding sequence TTGCGTATTTGTTTAATTTTGGAAGGGTGCTACCCTTACGTCAATGGTGGCGTCTCATCGTGGATGCACAATTATATTAATGAGATGACTGAGCACGAATTTGTTCTAGTGACCATTGGAGCAAATGCTGAAAGTCGTGGTAACTTCAAATATGAATTGGCTGACAATGTGGTCGAGGTCAAGGAAGTTTTTCTGGATGATGCTTTCCAAGTTTCTGGGAATTCTAACTTCAAAGAAATCTTTAACGATACGGAGAGACAAGCATTGAAAGATTTGCTATCTTGTCAATCTCCTGATTGGGAAGTATTGTTTGACATTTTTAATCAGCGTCAGGTTAATCCAAGTGACTTTTTGAGAAGTCGGCTGTTTTTGGAATTACTGACGGAAATTGTTGAGGAAAAGCATCAAAACCAAGCTTTTGCAGACCTCTTTCACACAACACGTTCCATGTTATTAACGGTTCTTTATCTGATGACCCAAGATATGCCGAAAGCTGATGTTTATCATTCTATTGCAACAGGTTATGCAGGGCTACTGGCTTCTTTGGGAAGTTATCAGCACCAAGCACCGTTGTTGTTGACAGAACACGGCATTTACACGCGAGAGCGTGAGGAAGAAATTTTGCGGTCAGATTGGGTATTGCCAACGATGAAACGGCAATGGATTCAGTTTTTCTATATGCTATCAAATCTTATCTATGACAAAGCGGAGTGTGTGACGAGTCTTTATACCAAAGCGAAGTTTATTCAAGAAGAGGTTGGATGTGACATTGAAAAATGTCGAGTGATTTCAAATGGGATTCATTATGACCGATTTTCGGCAATACCTTTGAAAGAAGAGGATGGTTGGATAGATATTGGTGCGGTTGTTCGTATCGCACCAATCAAGGACATTAAGACAATGCTTTATGTCTTTTATGAGTTGTCTCGCAATTATCCCAACACGCGATTGCATATTCTAGGTGCTGTTGATGATGAAACGTATAACAGAGAATGTCATCAATTGATTCGTCGGCTAGGCATCAAAAATGTGATTTTCACGGGGCAAGTTAATGTGGTTGAATACATGGAAAATTTGGATTTTACCATTTTAACAAGTATTTCAGAAGCACAGCCATTGTCTGTTATTGAATCCATGGCAGCTAGGAGACCTTGTGTGACAACTGATGTTGGCTGTTGCCGAGAATTGTTGGAGGGAAATAAAGATGATTATCTCGGTATTGCTGGTTATTGTATTCCGCCAACTTATCGAACAGGTCTGACACACGCCATGGAAAAAATGTGCAGTTCCCGTCAGTTGCGATTGAAAATGGGTGAAATTGCTCAAAAACGTGCGAGAACTTATTATCTCTATGAGATGATGATTCAGCAATATCGTGATTTGTATTTGGAGGTGGTTTGA
- the pelG gene encoding exopolysaccharide Pel transporter PelG — translation MAGIGFAINKVVREKRLTSKPRAFVYASIVTVAPLLLGELVLLTVFILSNLAKVTITDRNLIVAIITYGLLGSLLINGFVSLVISRYLSDKIYSRDIRHVLTSYWGSQIFTLTIGGILYGIFLLFSHLGWLYGILAWLLFCELLLSWNIINYLTIIKDYWGIFKAFLVTVVTTLLMTGIFLLIDFSVVVASLSGIIFGYASFFILATNLLYQQFPNKLVYHHMFDFLNGFDDYWELAIIGLCTQIGLLGHVIVIWFSQIGEQVRGFFYIAPYYDLTVFIASLTMLATTAHFIVSMEVDFFDSYRKYYLSFNNGVTLQEIRKLERDMTDNLKKGLKRTVWVQLMVTLLAISVGITILNVLPLGFNTTMNGYFRILCVAYAVYGMANVVTLSTIYFGNLSGSYRASIIFALTSILATIASLYTSILFYGFGFLVATMFYFIIAWLDLENISSNLLYQILGRHPIIEAEKDGAFHYLASFLNQKMLILTRKGNYEK, via the coding sequence ATGGCTGGAATTGGATTTGCCATTAATAAGGTTGTTAGAGAAAAACGTTTGACCTCAAAACCACGAGCCTTTGTTTATGCCTCGATTGTTACTGTCGCACCGCTTTTGCTGGGTGAATTGGTTCTGCTGACGGTCTTTATTTTGTCAAATTTGGCGAAAGTAACAATCACTGATCGTAATTTGATAGTTGCTATTATCACTTATGGTTTACTTGGTTCGCTTTTGATTAATGGATTTGTTTCCTTGGTGATTTCGCGGTACTTGTCGGATAAGATTTATTCACGAGATATTCGCCATGTGTTGACAAGTTATTGGGGGAGTCAAATTTTCACCCTTACTATTGGTGGTATTTTGTATGGTATTTTTCTACTTTTTTCACATTTGGGATGGCTATATGGTATTTTAGCATGGCTTTTATTTTGTGAACTATTGTTATCTTGGAATATTATTAATTATTTGACGATTATTAAAGATTATTGGGGAATTTTTAAGGCATTTCTTGTGACCGTAGTAACGACGTTACTGATGACGGGGATTTTTTTACTTATTGATTTCTCGGTTGTTGTTGCTAGTCTATCAGGAATAATCTTTGGTTATGCAAGTTTCTTTATTTTAGCAACCAATCTTTTGTATCAACAATTTCCTAACAAACTAGTCTACCACCATATGTTTGATTTTTTGAATGGATTTGATGATTATTGGGAACTGGCTATCATTGGCTTATGTACACAGATTGGTCTTTTAGGGCATGTTATTGTGATTTGGTTTAGTCAAATTGGTGAGCAGGTTCGTGGTTTTTTCTATATTGCGCCTTATTATGATTTGACAGTCTTCATTGCTTCTTTGACCATGTTGGCAACAACAGCACATTTTATTGTTTCTATGGAGGTCGATTTCTTTGATAGTTATCGTAAATATTACTTGAGTTTTAATAACGGAGTAACGCTACAAGAAATTCGTAAATTAGAAAGGGACATGACTGACAATTTGAAAAAAGGCTTGAAACGAACTGTTTGGGTTCAATTAATGGTTACGCTACTAGCTATTTCTGTTGGAATAACGATTTTGAATGTTTTACCCTTGGGATTTAATACGACAATGAATGGTTATTTTAGAATTTTATGTGTAGCATATGCTGTTTACGGTATGGCCAATGTAGTCACTTTGTCTACTATTTATTTTGGAAATCTATCAGGTAGTTATCGTGCTAGTATTATCTTTGCTTTGACATCTATTTTAGCAACGATTGCTAGTTTATATACAAGTATTTTGTTTTATGGATTTGGCTTCCTAGTTGCAACTATGTTTTACTTTATCATAGCTTGGTTAGATTTAGAGAACATTAGTAGCAATTTGCTATATCAGATTTTAGGACGGCATCCAATAATTGAAGCGGAAAAAGACGGTGCATTTCATTATTTGGCAAGTTTTTTAAATCAAAAAATGCTTATTTTGACTAGAAAGGGAAATTACGAAAAATAA
- the galE gene encoding UDP-glucose 4-epimerase GalE: MSVLLTGGAGFIGSHTAVELISAGYDVIIVDDFSNSSQEVLNRLKVIIGQEIPFYKGSILDKNFLNNVFYENDIEAVIHFAAFKAVGESVEQPLSYYQNNLTGTLTLLEVMKNYHVNHIVFSSSATVYGMNNVSPLTEDLPTSATNPYGYTKVMIEQILTDLAYADKDLSVTNLRYFNPIGAHESGLIGEAPNGIPNNLVPYISQVAVGKLKELSVFGNDYDTPDGTGVRDYIHVVDLAKGHVAALKKNLASKGVAVYNLGTGHGYSVLDLVKAFEEVNHVSVPYIIKDRRAGDIATCYADASKAKEELGWTAQKTLQDMMRDSWRWQNQNPNGYQV, translated from the coding sequence ATGTCCGTTTTATTAACAGGAGGAGCAGGTTTTATTGGTAGTCATACAGCAGTTGAACTCATTTCAGCAGGTTATGATGTGATTATTGTCGATGATTTTTCAAATAGTTCACAAGAAGTTCTAAACCGTTTGAAAGTCATTATTGGTCAGGAAATTCCGTTTTACAAAGGTTCTATTTTAGATAAAAACTTTTTAAACAATGTTTTTTATGAAAATGACATTGAAGCTGTGATTCATTTTGCAGCATTTAAGGCAGTCGGAGAATCGGTTGAGCAGCCGTTAAGTTATTATCAAAATAATCTGACTGGGACATTGACGTTACTTGAAGTGATGAAAAATTACCATGTCAATCATATTGTTTTTAGCTCTAGTGCAACGGTTTATGGCATGAATAATGTATCACCGCTGACTGAGGATTTACCAACATCAGCCACAAATCCTTATGGTTATACGAAAGTAATGATTGAACAAATTTTGACTGACCTGGCTTATGCAGACAAAGATTTATCTGTGACTAATTTACGTTATTTCAATCCTATCGGAGCACACGAAAGTGGATTAATCGGTGAAGCCCCAAATGGTATTCCAAATAACTTAGTGCCATACATTAGCCAAGTGGCTGTCGGTAAATTAAAAGAATTAAGCGTTTTTGGTAATGATTATGATACACCAGACGGAACTGGTGTGCGTGATTACATTCATGTTGTTGATTTGGCAAAAGGTCATGTTGCTGCGCTGAAGAAAAATCTTGCTAGCAAAGGAGTAGCGGTATATAATCTTGGAACAGGTCATGGTTATAGCGTCTTGGATTTGGTGAAAGCGTTCGAAGAAGTCAATCATGTATCCGTTCCGTACATTATCAAAGATCGCCGCGCTGGCGATATCGCCACTTGCTACGCAGACGCAAGCAAAGCTAAAGAAGAATTGGGCTGGACAGCACAAAAAACATTGCAAGACATGATGCGTGATTCATGGAGATGGCAAAACCAAAATCCAAACGGTTATCAAGTTTAA
- the rapZ gene encoding RNase adapter RapZ, which produces MSDKSINLVIVTGMSGAGKTVAIQSFEDLGYFTIDNMPPALVPKFIELIEQSSDNNRVALVVDMRSRLFFNEINSVLDKIDANPKIDFKILFLDATDGELVARYKETRRSHPLAADGRILDGIKLERELLAPLKNLSQNVVDTTELTPRQLRKTISEQFSSEENQVSFRIEVMSFGFKYGLPLDADLVFDVRFLPNPYYKPELRDQTGLESEVYDYVMNHEESEDFYQHLTGLIKPILPGYQKEGKSVLTIAIGCTGGQHRSVAFAHRLAEELKENWVVNENHRDKNRRKETVNRS; this is translated from the coding sequence ATGTCTGACAAAAGTATTAACTTAGTTATTGTAACTGGGATGAGTGGAGCTGGTAAAACGGTGGCAATTCAATCATTTGAAGATTTGGGTTATTTCACGATTGATAATATGCCACCAGCTTTGGTACCAAAATTTATTGAGCTGATTGAACAATCTAGCGACAATAATCGTGTGGCACTTGTAGTCGACATGCGTAGTCGCCTCTTTTTTAATGAAATCAATTCTGTTCTTGATAAAATCGATGCCAATCCAAAAATTGATTTTAAAATTTTATTCTTGGATGCGACAGATGGTGAATTGGTTGCTCGTTATAAAGAAACACGTCGTAGTCATCCGTTGGCAGCAGATGGACGTATTTTAGATGGTATCAAACTTGAGCGTGAATTGTTAGCGCCACTGAAAAACTTGAGCCAAAATGTGGTTGATACAACAGAACTCACACCACGCCAACTCCGTAAAACCATTTCAGAGCAATTTTCAAGTGAGGAAAACCAAGTATCATTTCGTATAGAAGTGATGAGTTTTGGTTTTAAGTATGGCTTGCCGCTTGATGCTGATTTGGTATTTGATGTGCGTTTCTTGCCAAATCCTTACTACAAACCAGAACTCCGTGACCAAACAGGGCTCGAATCAGAAGTCTATGATTACGTTATGAATCATGAAGAGTCTGAAGATTTCTATCAACATTTGACAGGCTTGATTAAACCAATTTTGCCAGGGTATCAAAAAGAAGGAAAATCCGTTTTGACGATTGCCATTGGTTGTACAGGTGGTCAACATCGTAGTGTCGCCTTTGCGCATCGTTTGGCAGAAGAGTTAAAAGAAAATTGGGTTGTCAATGAAAACCACCGTGATAAAAATCGTCGTAAGGAGACTGTGAATCGTTCATGA
- a CDS encoding YvcK family protein, which translates to MRKPKITVIGGGTGIPVILNSLRHEEVDITAIVTVADDGGSSGTLRSVTQLTPPGDLRNVLVAMSDMPKFYEKVFQYRFDETDGALAGHPLGNLIISGIAEMQGSTYNAMQLLTKFFHVTGKIYPASENPLTLHAVFKDGHEVIGESHIADYKGMIDHVYVTNTYNNEEPTASRKVVDAIMDSDMIVLGPGSLFTSILPNLVIPEIKQALLETSAEVAYVCNIMTQYGETEHFTDADHVEVLNRHLGKDVIDTVLVNIQEVPQDYMNSNEFDEYLVQVEHDFAGLRKQVKRVISSDFLRLENGGAFHNGDFVVEELMNLVRMRKR; encoded by the coding sequence ATGAGAAAACCTAAAATTACTGTTATCGGTGGAGGAACGGGTATTCCTGTTATTTTAAATAGCTTACGGCATGAAGAAGTTGATATCACAGCGATTGTGACGGTTGCTGATGATGGTGGTAGTTCCGGAACTTTGCGTTCTGTGACGCAGTTAACACCGCCAGGCGACCTTCGTAACGTCCTTGTAGCGATGAGTGATATGCCGAAATTCTATGAAAAAGTCTTTCAATATCGTTTTGACGAAACTGATGGTGCTTTGGCAGGGCATCCGCTTGGTAATTTGATTATTTCAGGCATCGCAGAAATGCAAGGTTCAACCTACAATGCCATGCAGTTGCTAACAAAATTTTTCCATGTCACAGGAAAGATTTACCCAGCCAGTGAAAATCCATTGACTTTGCATGCTGTTTTCAAAGACGGTCACGAAGTTATTGGCGAAAGTCATATTGCTGATTATAAAGGTATGATTGACCACGTTTATGTCACAAATACTTATAACAATGAAGAACCGACTGCTAGTCGAAAAGTTGTTGATGCGATTATGGATAGTGATATGATTGTTCTGGGACCTGGTTCGCTTTTTACCTCAATCCTGCCCAATCTTGTTATTCCAGAAATCAAGCAAGCTCTGCTGGAAACCTCAGCAGAAGTGGCTTACGTTTGTAACATCATGACCCAATATGGTGAGACCGAGCATTTTACTGATGCTGACCATGTGGAAGTGCTCAACCGCCACCTTGGTAAAGATGTGATTGACACCGTTTTGGTCAATATCCAAGAAGTACCGCAAGATTACATGAATTCTAACGAATTTGATGAGTATTTGGTTCAAGTAGAACATGATTTTGCAGGACTTCGCAAGCAGGTGAAACGTGTGATTTCATCAGATTTCTTGCGTTTGGAAAATGGCGGAGCTTTTCACAATGGCGACTTTGTCGTTGAGGAATTAATGAATTTGGTGAGGATGAGGAAGCGATGA
- the whiA gene encoding DNA-binding protein WhiA, producing MSFTVKVKEELLNLSRFDKSELSAIIKMSGSLGLTGDGLTLSITTENAKIARHIYELTENLYHVQPEIKYHQKTNLRKNRIYNVFVVANVREILNDLQLADSFFGIEMGINPTILEDDDKGRAYLRGAFLATGTIRDPESGKYQLEIFSVYQDHAEDLANLMRKFILYAKVIEHKNGTVTYLQKAEDIMDFLLIIGAMECKDIFEEVKIMRETRNDINRANNAETANIAKTVTASMKTINNIIKIMDTVGLETLPIELQQVAKIRVENPDYSIQQIADHLEGTLTKSGVNHRLRKINKIADEL from the coding sequence ATGAGTTTTACAGTAAAAGTGAAAGAAGAACTGCTCAATTTGTCGCGGTTTGATAAGAGCGAATTATCAGCAATCATTAAAATGTCTGGTAGCCTTGGCTTGACAGGAGACGGACTTACCTTGTCTATCACAACAGAAAATGCTAAAATCGCTCGTCATATTTATGAATTGACTGAAAATCTTTACCATGTTCAGCCAGAAATTAAATACCACCAAAAGACAAATCTGCGTAAAAACCGTATTTACAATGTTTTTGTGGTAGCAAACGTCAGAGAAATCTTGAATGACTTGCAGTTGGCGGATTCTTTCTTTGGCATTGAAATGGGAATTAACCCAACTATTTTAGAAGATGATGATAAGGGACGCGCTTATTTGCGCGGCGCTTTTTTGGCGACTGGAACCATTCGTGATCCAGAATCTGGAAAATATCAGCTGGAAATTTTCTCGGTTTATCAAGACCACGCTGAAGATTTGGCGAATTTGATGCGAAAATTTATCCTTTATGCTAAGGTCATTGAACATAAGAATGGTACGGTAACCTATTTGCAAAAAGCAGAAGACATCATGGATTTTCTTTTGATTATTGGTGCTATGGAATGTAAGGATATTTTTGAAGAAGTTAAGATTATGCGTGAGACACGTAACGATATCAATCGTGCTAATAATGCGGAGACGGCAAACATTGCCAAAACCGTGACAGCTAGCATGAAAACAATCAATAATATCATTAAAATCATGGATACGGTTGGACTTGAAACCTTGCCAATTGAACTTCAACAAGTGGCTAAAATCCGTGTTGAAAATCCAGATTATTCCATTCAACAAATTGCCGACCATTTGGAAGGCACATTGACCAAGAGTGGTGTTAACCACAGATTACGTAAAATTAATAAAATTGCGGATGAATTATAG